Part of the Nitrospira sp. genome is shown below.
GATTGCCTTGATTGAACGACGCGGTGTCGTCCTTCAACCGGTCGCCCAGCTTGCGCTTCGCCAACCGGCTCGACAGTTTCCGTCCGGGCTTCGTCAGCCCGCGTCCGCGGCTCCGTGGGGCGCGGCCCATCGCTTTCTCTGTAGACTGTGTCACAGTGCTGGATTCCTCCTCGTTAAAATGGGCGTGGGCTCGATAACGCCGGATTCGCCGGTGTGGATTCTCGCGGACACCCGGCCGGTGATGGCACCTGGGCCGGCAATGACGCCTCTCCAAATACATGAGATGCGATCGCTTTGGCAAGGTCTGAAGAAAATTCTTGTTGGATAACCCGTAGGGCTTTCGCCGTGGCTTCGCGGTCGGACAGATGCCCTTCCTTCCCGCCGCGCGAGACCGCGCCGACCACGCGTTGCGTCGCGGACTCCACCACATCGAAGTCGCTGCACCAGCGCACATACTTAAATTGCGGGTCTCGCACATCGATCGGCCAGACACGCACGGTGCCACGCACCAGCAATTCGCTGCCGGCTCGTTGGGTCGTCACATGCAATCCCTCACGAATGAGCCCTTCCATAAGCGATCGCTGGATCGGCTCCGCATGATCCCCCGTCACTTCGACCGCGAGCACCAGGTTCGTCGAGAGGAATTGATCCAGCTCATTCGACAATTCATTCACACGATACGCGGCGGGAGTTCCCTGGCCGGAGGAACGGATGACGCGCAGATCTGCATTGAACGCGTCGCGCATCACCAGATTCCTTGTGGCACGCCGGAGGTCTCGCACTTTCGTCAACTTGTCGGTGGTCTGCCTCGCTTCGAGCAGATCGGCTTCAATCGTCCGATCCAGCTCCCGCATCTTGTCCATCATCGCCGCTTCGCCCTGGCCGCGATGCATTCCCGCCAAGGCATAGTGCATCCCCTGATGCCGGTCATACCAGGCATCGAGAATCTTCACGTTTTCAAGGACTTTATCGGTAGAGACGTTCGTCACCTGATCCAGCGTCAACCGCCGCTCTGTATTGGTGCTCCCGCGGTTCTCGACCAGCAGGTAGGACTCCCAGTCCTTGGCCTGAGCCGCGACCTCGGCCTTAAAAATTCTCGCCACGGCCGCATAGGCCTGATCGGTTGCCGCACTCTTGTTCGTGGCC
Proteins encoded:
- a CDS encoding LPP20 family lipoprotein, with translation MRGPVRLRRDVILPLVMLFIGGIALSGCTWFGGKSKPAWVDGATAEFSSSQYLLGQGQATNKSAATDQAYAAVARIFKAEVAAQAKDWESYLLVENRGSTNTERRLTLDQVTNVSTDKVLENVKILDAWYDRHQGMHYALAGMHRGQGEAAMMDKMRELDRTIEADLLEARQTTDKLTKVRDLRRATRNLVMRDAFNADLRVIRSSGQGTPAAYRVNELSNELDQFLSTNLVLAVEVTGDHAEPIQRSLMEGLIREGLHVTTQRAGSELLVRGTVRVWPIDVRDPQFKYVRWCSDFDVVESATQRVVGAVSRGGKEGHLSDREATAKALRVIQQEFSSDLAKAIASHVFGEASLPAQVPSPAGCPRESTPANPALSSPRPF